The following are encoded together in the bacterium genome:
- the yajC gene encoding preprotein translocase subunit YajC, with protein sequence MSRKATCWTLALVIGIQTLRSSAFAQAQGGAAPQGGLGQSFSFFMPLLLVFAIFYFLIIRPQQKQAKKQQEMLKAIEKGDQVVTVGGIHGKVVGTTDTVLTLEIADNVKIKVERASIQSTKTAGKAE encoded by the coding sequence ATGAGCCGTAAAGCGACGTGCTGGACCCTTGCCCTGGTCATCGGAATTCAGACCCTCCGCTCCTCGGCCTTCGCCCAGGCCCAGGGCGGCGCCGCGCCCCAAGGCGGGCTGGGCCAATCGTTCAGCTTCTTCATGCCGCTGCTTCTGGTCTTCGCGATTTTTTATTTCCTCATCATCCGTCCCCAGCAGAAGCAGGCCAAGAAGCAGCAGGAAATGCTCAAGGCCATCGAGAAGGGCGATCAAGTCGTCACCGTCGGCGGCATTCACGGCAAAGTCGTGGGCACCACCGACACCGTCCTGACCCTGGAGATCGCCGACAACGTCAAGATCAAGGTCGAGCGGGCCAGCATTCAAAGCACGAAGACCGCCGGAAAGGCCGAATAA